The Candidatus Limnocylindrales bacterium genome segment CGGCAAAAGTCGACGTCGACAACGGCGACGGCGTGAAGCAGTCCGGCCAGCTTCGCGGGACCAAGTCGCAGGTGCCGTACGGAAGCCTCGCGGATCTGCACGTGGTGGCAGCGCGCGACGGCGACGACGTGGCCGTGTGGATCGTCGAACGCGCTCGTCCGGCCGTGGTCGCGAGCGATCTTTCCGGAAACGACCTGACCCGTCGCCTGTCGTCGGTCGAGTACCGCGGCGCCGAAGCGCGCCGCATCGGCGGGCGGCGTACGTTCGAGAAGATGCGCGACGCCGCGCTGATCCTGCTGGCCGCCGACGCGTACGGCGGCGCGCGGCGCTGCCTCGACATGGCGCGCGAATATGCGCTCACGCGCGAGCAGTTCGGGCAGCCGATCGGTGCCTTCCAGGCGGTCAAGCATCAGCTTGCCAACCTTGCCGTCGAGATCGAGCCGTCGATGTCGCTGTGGTGGTACGCTGCGCACGCGTTCGACCGCATTCCCGACCAGGCTCCGCGGCACGCCGCGCTCGCCAAGGCGTTTTCCAGCGACCTGTTCGATCGCGCCGCGCGCGATTCGACCGAGCTGCACGGCGGCATCGGTTTTACGTGGGAGTTCGACCTGCACCTGTGGCTGCGCCGGTCGATGTTCGATCGTGCATTCTTCGGCGATGCGCATTACCACCGCGCCCGCGCTGCCGCGCTGGCCGGCTGGTAAGCATGGGCTTTCATTCCGGAAGCCGCGACGCTACCGCCAAAGCTGCCTTTCTTGCCGCCGTGCTTGCGCTCAGCGCGCTGGCGCTGTGGATGGTATGGCCGGCGTTTCGTCCGGGCCGCATCATCAATCTCGATGCGCCACGGCATCTGCTTCGCGCGTTCGTGATGACGAACCAGTTCCTGCCGAGCGGCCACGTCGACGGGTTGTCGCCGTGGTGGTACCTCGGCGCCCAGCTGTTCCTGTTCCAGTCGTACGGCTACTTCTTCCTGATCGGGATCACATCGATCGTGCTGTCTGGATGGGCGCATGTCGCGACGCTCCACCAGATCTTCAAGTTCTACTATGTTCTTCCGATCCTGCTGCTGCCGGGCGTAACCGCGCTGCTCGCGAGGCGGCTCGGCATTGCACGGCGCGGAGCGGCCGCCGCTGCGCTCGCCAGTCTCATCTTCACGTCGCCGCTCGGTTACGGCGTGCAGGGGATGTTCGGGATCGGTCTGCTGCTGCAGGGTGCGGGCGTCGTCTGCTTCGCGCTGGCGTGGCCGGAGTTCCTGGCCGTACTGGTGGATCGCTCGCGCGCGCCATGGCGCGCGGTGCTGATGGTGGCCGCCGTCGTCATCTGCCACTTCATCAGCGGCGCGTACACGCTCGGTGCGGCAGGGCTGGCGGCAGCCTGGCTGGCGCTTACGACGCGCTCGCTTCGTCCGCTGATGCGCTACGCGCTGGTCACGTCGCTGGTGCTGCTGATCGCCGGACACTCGCTGTTCCCGAGTGTCGAGCTGCACTCGATGTCGGGGCAAGGCGTCGGGTGGGGAACCGAGCGCGATCGTTTCTGGAGACTTCTGGCGGGGACATTGTTCGGCGCCCGCGAGCTCGCGCTGCCGGCCATCGCGGCCGCCGCGTGGGCGGTCTTTCGCGGCAATCGGATGCTTTCGATCTCGGCCATGCTTTTTTTCACGACCGCGCTCGCCGGCGGCGCCAACGAACAGCCGTGGATGCCTGCTCCGCTCGAATCGATCATCCAGCTCCTGCTGCGGCCGAGAGCGCTGCCGTACGCGGCCCTGCTTCAGGCGGTGTTCGCGGGACTCGCGGCCGATCGGGTTCTCGCCGTCATCGAGAGCGCCGCTGCAAAGTACGTCGACCTGCCGAGGTACCGGTGGTGGGCGCTCGCGGCTCCTGCGGTGTTCGCTGTGATGCTGCTCGCCGGCCGCGATGAGCTCAACTACCAGCGGCGCTTCGTCAAAACCGAGTCCGAGCTCAGCCGTCGCGATCACACCGTGTACCTGAAGCTCGTCGAATGGCTGCGCAGCAACGTGCACCCGCCGGCCATCGTCGCCGTGCCGAGAACGCTGCTGCCGCAGAGCGCGGTCGGCGCGCGCAGCGTGATCAGCTTTCTCAATCTCGACACTGGCCTGTACACGTTTCAAGGCGACCAGGCCGAGCTCACGCGTGCATCGCGTCACTCCGGACGCGTCGACCTCGACCGCCTCGATAAAGGGCTGTCACGAAATGCCGGCATTCTGCGCGCGGCCGGCGTGTCGTACGTCATCCTGAGCGACCGCGACCTGCGCCAGCGACTCGCCGACGTGCCCGAGCTCGAGCAAGTCTTCGAATACGACCAGAGCTCGCACAGGCGAGGCAGCACGAAGCACGGCCGTCGCCACGACGATCGCCATGTCCGTCGCCACGGCACGCGCCAAGACCACGAGGACGACGAGGACGAAAAATCGGTCGGCGTCGCGGTCTATCGACTGCGCGGCGGCGGCGAATGGCTTCGCGGTCCGGGTCTGCATGCCGAAAGCCTGGAGAAACTTCCCGAGCACCTTTCGTGGAATGTCACGGTCGAAGGCACGTCAGGCGTCCGGCCGGCCACCGCGGCGCTCAACTGGCATCCGAACTGGACCGCGCGCGTCGACGGCGTCGCCACTCGCACCCGCATGACGCCGTCGCGCCGCGTGCAGTTCGACATTCCGGCCGGCAAGAGCCGCGTGACGCTGGATTTCGTGCGCACCACGCGCGAAAAAGTGTGGAACGCGCTGTCGCTCGCAACATTCGTCGCGGTGCTCGTGCTTTGGTGGCGCGACACGCGCGCCCGCCGCGGCCGGACTGCGACCGCATCGCTTCCCGAGGAGATGTCATGAAGGTACGTGCAGCAGTTGCTCATGCGGCCGGTGAGCCGCTTGCGATCGAGACAGTCGATCTCGAAGGACCGCGCGCCGGCGAAGTACTGGTCGAGATTCGCGCGACCGGCGTCTGCCACACCGATGCCTACACACTCTCCGGCAAGGACCCGGAAGGACTTTTCCCCGCCATCCTCGGGCACGAAGGCGCGGGTGTCGTCGTCGACGTCGGCGCCGGAGTGACGAGCCTTGCCAAAGGCGACCACGTGATCCCGCTGTACGTTCCCGAATGCCGCCAGTGCGATTACTGCACGAGCGGCAGGACCAACCTGTGCCAGTCGATCCGCGAAACACAGGGACGCGGCCTCATGCCGGACGGAACCAGCCGGTTCTCGCTCGGCGGAAAGCCGCTGCTGCATTACATGGGCACGTCCACGTTCTCGAATTACACCGTGGTCCCGGAGATCTCGCTCGCGAAGATCCGCAGCGACGCGCCGTTCGACAAGGTCTGCTACATCGGATGCGGCGTCACGACCGGTATCGGAGCGGTGATCAACACGGCTAAAGTCCGTCCCGGCGACAACGTCGTCGTGTTCGGTCTCGGCGGCATCGGGCTCAACGTCGTGCAGGGAGCGAGGCTTGCCGGCGCCGCGATGATCGTCGGCGTCGACGTGAATCCCGCACGCAAGGCGCTCGCCGAGAAGTTCGGCATGACACACTTCGTGAACCCGAAAGAAGTCGAAGGCGATCTCGTCCCGTATCTCGTCAGCCTGACCCGGGGCGGCGCCGATTTCAGCTTCGAGTGCATTGGCAGCGTGGCGGTGATGCGCCAGGCACTCGAGTGCTGCCACAAGGGATGGGGAACCAGCGTCATCATCGGCGTCGCGGGCGCGGGTGAGGAGATCGCGACGCGCCCGTTCCAGCTCGTGACGGGCCGCGTCTGGAAAGGAACCGCGTTCGGCGGCGCGAAGGGTCGCACCGACGTACCGCGCATCGTCGACTGGTACATGGACGGGCGCATCAACATCGACGACCTGATCACCCACACGATGCCGCTCGCGGACATCAATCGGGCGTTCGACCTGATGCATCACGGGGAGTCGATCCGCAGCGTCGTCACGTTCTAGTCCCACACTAGCCCCACAATTCTCCCCTTGAGTCGGCTGGGTATTTGCAGGCATAGTGCGCGGGCTTTCTGCACCTCCGTGCAGATCGGCACGGGAGGAGACCATGAATCGACTCAAGGCTGCGGCAGCGGCGGGGCTTGCCGCATTGGTCAGCGTGTTCGTCGTCGGCAGTCCGCCGGCGCACGCCTTCGTGACGTTCGAGAGCGGGCAGGTGCGTCCGCTTGCGATGTCTCCGGACGGCAACCGCCTGTTCGTCTGCAACACGCCGGATAACCGGGTCGAGATCTTCGACATTGGTGTGGACGGGCTGACGCACGTGACATCGGTGCCGGTCGGCCTCGAGCCGGTTGCGGTCGCAGCGCGCACCAACACCGAGATCTGGGTCGTCAACCACCTGTCCGACAGCGTCAGCATCGTCGACCTGAGCGATATCAGCGAGCCGCGCGTGACCCGCAGCCTCACCGTCGGCGACGAGCCGCGCGACATCGTCTTCGGCGGACCCGCGTTCGACCACGCCTACATCACGACGGCCCATCGCGGACAGAACATCCCGTTCGATCCACAGCTTACGACGCCGGGCGTCGGCCGCGCCGACGTCTGGGTATTCGATGCGAACGATCTCGGGTCGAGCTTCGGCGGTGACGAGGAGACGATCCTTACGCTGTTCGGCGACACGCCGCGGCCGCTCGCGGTCAGCCCGGACGGCACCCGCGTCTACGCGGGCGTGTTCCTGTCGGGCAACCAGACGATGACGCTCGGCGAAGGCATGGTGCCCAACGGCGGCGAGCCCAACGGGCTTCCCGATCCGCCGACGAACCATTCGGGCGATGCGCGGCCGGAGGTCGGCCTGATCGTCAAGTTCAACGGCTCGCAGTGGGTGGATGAGCTCGGCCGCGACTGGTCGGGCCAGGTCAAGTTCACGCTGCCGGACTACGACGTGTTCTCGATCGATTCGTCCATGGATCCGCCGGCGGTCACCGGCGGCGCTCCGGGACTGCGCTTCGCCCACGTCGGCACGACGCTGTTCAACATGGCGATCAATCCGTCCGACGGAAAGCTGTTCGTGACGAATCTCGAGGCGTTCAACGACGTTCGCTTCGAAGGTCCCGGGACGTACGCCGATACGACGGTTCGCGGACATCTCGTCGAAAGCCGGATCACCGTCATCGATCCGGTCGCGCAGACCGTCACGCCGCGGCACCTGAACAAGCACATCACGTACGACGACATCTTCGATCCGGCTCCGAATGCGACCAACGACAAGAGCCTCGCGTTCCCGCTCGGCATGGCGTTCAACGCCGCGGGGACCAAGCTCTATGTCGCCGCGCTCGGATCGAGCAAGATCGGCGTCTACGTTCCGTCCGAGATCGAAAACAACACGTTCACGCCGAACGTCGCGAACCAGATCGAGGTCAGCGGCGGCGGCCCGACCGGCGTGGTTCTCGATGAAGACAACGCGCGCCTGTACGTGCTGACGCGCTTCGACAACTCCGTGTCGGTCGTCGATACCGCGATCAACACGGAGGAGAGCCACATCTCGCTGCACAATCCGGAACCGGCCAGCGTCGTTGCCGGCCGCCCGTTCCTTTACGATGCACGGCTGACGTCATCGCGCGGCGACCAGGCGTGCGCGTCGTGCCATATCTTCGGCGACTTCGACGCGCTCGCATGGGATCTCGGCAATCCGGACGACGACAAGGTCGCCAATCCGCTGCAGTTCACGATCGGCCCGGTCTTCGGCATCGATCCGGCCTTCCATCCGATGAAGGGCCCCATGACGACGCAGAGCCTGCGCGGCATGGACAACCACGGGGCGATGCACTGGCGTGGCGACCGCAACGGAGGATCGGCCGGCAGCAGCCAGCCGAACGGCGGCGTCTACAACGAGCAGGCCGCATTCAAGAAGTTCAATCCGGCATTCGTCGGGCTCATCGGCCGCAGCGAGCAGCTGACGACCGCACAGATGCAGTCGTTCACGGACTTCGTTCTGGACGTCATGTATCCGCCGAATCCGAACCGGGCGCTCAACAACCAGCTCGATGCCGACCAGCTGGCAGCCCAGACCCTGTACTTTGGCCACAACACCGACACGGTGTTCAACTGCAACGGCTGCCACACGTTCAACCGCAACGGCAATGCGGGCGTTGCGCATCCGGGCTTCTTCGGAACCGACGGCCACGGGTCGTTCGAGAACGAGACGCAGATGATGAAGATCGCGCAGCTGCGCAACCTCTATCAGAAGGTCGGCATGTTCGGCATGGCGACCGAGCCTTTCGTGAATCCCGGGAACAACGGTCCTCAAGGGGACCAGGTGCGCGGATTCGGATACCTGCACGACGGCAGCACCGATACGATCTTCCGCTTCCTCCAGGCGACCGTGTTCAACAACCAGTCGCCGACGTCGGGCTTCGCCGCGGGTGCGGCCGGTGACGTCGAGCGCCGCCAGATGGAGAAGCTCATTCTCGCGTTCGACAGCAATCACCGGCCGATCGTCGGCCAGCAGGCGACGCTGTCGTCGACGAGCGGCGGCGACGCCGATACCCGCGTCGACCTGATGATCGCGCGTGCCGCTGCGGGCGAGTGCGACGTGATCGCCAAAGGCGTCGTCGGCGGCGAAGAGAGGGGATGGTTCTACCAAGGCTCCCACCAGTTCTCGAGTGATCGCGACAGCGAAGGCCTGATCGCCGAAGCGACGCTGCGCGGATACGCGGCGACTCCTGGACAGGAACTCACGTTCACCGCGGTTCCGACCGGCGAGGGCGAGCGCGAAGGCATCGATCGCGATCAGGACGGCTAT includes the following:
- a CDS encoding S-(hydroxymethyl)glutathione dehydrogenase/class III alcohol dehydrogenase, whose translation is MKVRAAVAHAAGEPLAIETVDLEGPRAGEVLVEIRATGVCHTDAYTLSGKDPEGLFPAILGHEGAGVVVDVGAGVTSLAKGDHVIPLYVPECRQCDYCTSGRTNLCQSIRETQGRGLMPDGTSRFSLGGKPLLHYMGTSTFSNYTVVPEISLAKIRSDAPFDKVCYIGCGVTTGIGAVINTAKVRPGDNVVVFGLGGIGLNVVQGARLAGAAMIVGVDVNPARKALAEKFGMTHFVNPKEVEGDLVPYLVSLTRGGADFSFECIGSVAVMRQALECCHKGWGTSVIIGVAGAGEEIATRPFQLVTGRVWKGTAFGGAKGRTDVPRIVDWYMDGRINIDDLITHTMPLADINRAFDLMHHGESIRSVVTF
- a CDS encoding acyl-CoA dehydrogenase family protein; translation: MDFGLTDEQRALAETLRRYLADECPATRVRTAMESENGHDAALWQGLCDLGVLALAVPETLGGMGDELLSLALVSEQIGYAAAPGPFVGAATAVVALANADDADAAASWLPRIASGEALATAAVGESGGRWDADELAAKVDVDNGDGVKQSGQLRGTKSQVPYGSLADLHVVAARDGDDVAVWIVERARPAVVASDLSGNDLTRRLSSVEYRGAEARRIGGRRTFEKMRDAALILLAADAYGGARRCLDMAREYALTREQFGQPIGAFQAVKHQLANLAVEIEPSMSLWWYAAHAFDRIPDQAPRHAALAKAFSSDLFDRAARDSTELHGGIGFTWEFDLHLWLRRSMFDRAFFGDAHYHRARAAALAGW